The genomic DNA CTGAAATCAAACAGATCTGCTGCGAGTATTGCCCCGTGGCCTGCGGGTACAAGGTCCTGATGTGGCCCGTCGGCACCCAGGGAGGCACCGCGGCAGCTGACAACGCGCTTAGCGTAGATCTGCCAACCACGCCGCTGTCGGGCCGCTGGGTGTCCGAGAACATGCACACAGTGGTGGAGATCGACGGTGTTGCAACGAACGTAATCATTATGCCTGACTACGATATCGAAGCGGTCAATCTTGGCGGCACCCACTCGGTTCGCGGTGGTGCGCTGGCACAGAAACTGTACCGCGCTGACGGCCCAACATCCGACCGCTACAAGACGCCCCTGCTCAAGGTGAACGGCAGCCATGTACCTATTTCATGGGAGATGGCGACCGACCTCGTCGCTGAACTCTCCAAGTACACCTTAGAGACGTGGGACGAGCTCTCCTGGGGGATCAAAATCTACTCGTACCAGTTCTACGAGAATGTCTTTGCGGCGTCCAAACTTGGTCTCGGTATGATCGGCACGCCAAACTGGTCGCCGCATCACGCTCCCGCTGAGGGGGATGATGTGCCGGGGCTTTCCGACTGTGGACTCGACGCGTTCGGATCCGCGTTCGCCGATGATAAAGACGCGGACGTGATCTTCATCGCGGGTTCCGACCCATACGAAACGAAAACCATTCGGTTCACAACTTGGCAGGCGGCTGGAGGCGCGACACTCATCTATGTCGACCCACGCAAAACATTCACCGCAAACTACGCAGAAAACCACGGCGGTCTCCATCTCCAGATCAAGCCAGGGACTGACACCGTTCTCTACAGCGCTCTCGTGAAGTACATCATCGACCAGGGATGGGAAGACGCACAGTTCGTCGCCAATTACATCGCATCAACAGACGAGGTTGAGGCGGAAAGCAAGTGGCGTCGCGCACGCTTCGGGCGTTCATTCGACGGCATCAAAAGAGACCTAGCAGCCCAGCCCGCGTTTGAACTTGAGCGGGCGTCTGAGATCACCGGCGTGCCGATCGAAAAACTGAAGCGGGCGGCCGAACTGCTTACCGGAGGCGGTGGCGAGCGGCCCAAGGCGATGGTGCTCTTCGAAAAAGGAGTGTACTGGTCGCACAACTACGAAAACACCGCCGCGATCGGCAACCTCGGCCTTGTGCTCGGTGCGGTTGGACGATCTGGACGTGCGACCGGTCGCATGGGCGGTCACCAGCGTGGCGGCCAAAAGGCAGCCGGCTACCCATTAGACAAGTCACCGCATTTCTTTGAAAAACCTGAGCAGCCGGTCGAGATGGACACCGAACGTTGGCTGTACGAGGGCAAGACCCGCTTCCGCTGGATTATCGGCACCAACTGGCTCGGAGCGATGGGGGCCTCCCAGGACATGCGCCGCCGCGTCATCGAGCTGACCAGCATTGGGGATGCTGTCGATTCGACCGACTACGAGCGCACGCTGCGTCAGTTGCAGGACCGAATGGACAAGGGTGGCACGGTGATCGTGCACCAGGAGGCCTACCCAAACGGCTCGACCGGCGTAGCCGACATCATCCTGCCAGCCGCAACCTGGGGTGAAGATACCTTTACCCGTAACAACGCCGAGCGCCGTCTTCGGCTCTACGAGAAGATCATGAGCCCACCAGGGGACGCCAAGCCTGATTGGCAAATCTTTGCCATCGTCGCCAAGAAGATGGGATTCGAAGGCTTCGATTGGAAGGACACCAATGAGATTTTCGAAGAAGCAGCGCCGAAGTCGGTAGGAGGGCGCCGCGATTTCGTGGAGTTGGTTAAGAAGGCACAGGCTGACGGGGTACGCGGACACGATCTTCTCAAGACCTTCGGCACCACTGGCATTCAAACGCCAATCAAGAATGAGGGTGGCAAGCTGGTTGGAACCGTGCGGCTTCACGCGGACCTGAAATTCAAGACCGACTCTAAAAAGGCGAACTTCGTCTTTCCGGATTGGGATGCGGTGAACGTTCGCAACGACCTGCTCAAGCCACTTGCGGACCAAGTATGGGTCCTAAATGGTCGAGTCAACGCACTGTGGAACAACATGTCGGACTTCACTCGACGCGAGCTTTCCACGGAACGATGGCCGTCAAATTTTCTCGAGATAAATCCAGACGATGCCAAGGACTGGGGAATCGAGTCTGGCGACATGCTGAGCATTACGTCAGACAACGTTCTCAGCCCCGTTGGCGAGAGGGTTCGCGGGTCCTTCACCGCGGTGGCATACGTGTCGGATATCGTTCCTCCAGGTGTGACGTTCTCCTACATGAACTTCCCTGGCAGCGAAACAAACGCCATCACATCTGCAGACTCCAGTTTGCAACCACTGAACCTGAGACTCAACTTCAAGCTCGGCGCCGGAACCATCAAGAAAATCGGCACGACCGACCTCAAGGAAACTATGTCACTTGCTCCGAGAAACCTCGCTCCATAAGTTCGACTACCCAACACACTCCGGTGCCCACCGGACCACTTAGAAGACCCTTGCTGTGATGGGGGATCATGCCGGAACGGTCACCCGCTCGGTACGCAGAAACTTGAAAAACGACCAGGTGGCGAGCGCCGTCAGCACATGCCAAACGGCGTGAGCTTGGAGGATTGAGTCTGGGTCGCAAAGCCGACTATCTGGAACACCGGTTGTCCATATCGCATACCCGACCATGAAAGACGCGAACCCTGCCCAGTACCACGGCGAGTAGGCACGGCGTGAGTCGGGGGAGTTTCTAGCAAACAACGCCGGCAGCCAGAGGAGCACGACCCACCAGTACCGTCCAATCTCGCCGACAATGCGATCGACAGCCCGAAGAGATCGAGGCCGATGCCGAGGTCAGAGCCGAACACCCAGTATCCGACCGCAAACGTTATCAGGACCGAACCGTACACGACGAAAAATCTGCGGTCGTTCCACCGGCCGAGAATTGCGAGGTTGACGATCCAGGGAATGAGGATGTAGATAATCATCGAGAGGTTGTCGAGCCAGGACCCAAAGAAGGTGTGACTTCCATGCATGACCATCGACCCCGACCCGAGGAACACCACAGCTCCAGCATAAACCAGGGCCGTCGGCCGGTTCCCGATGAATCTGTTCGTCGGGCTCTTGCGGAAAATCTCGTCGCGAGCAAGAACGACAAACATGGAAGGCCCGCAACGACGAACCCGAGATTTCCTAGGGTGTTCGACGGCTCTCGCAGCAGTCCGCCACTTACTCGTTCGCACCAGCGAGAGACCTCCCCGATCGCCTGCTCGTTGGCAGCGGGTGTCCACCACCCGATCACACCACCGCCAACAAAGAGGACCGCAAAACCACCGACGCCCCAGAGCGCGTAAGTGAGGAATCGGTACGGATGATCCATCGTCAGATAGTAAGCAGGTACCGACGCTGGTTAGGTGTCGACGGGTAGGTTTGTGCGCGCAACGAAGCGCCTCTACGAAACGAACACCTCGTCGGCATCGGTAAACGTCTTGAACTCGATGCCGTTGCCCGACGGGTCCTGGATGAACATCGTTGCCTGCTCCCCTGGTTTGCCCTCGTAGCGCACCGTTGGCGGGATCAAGAACTCAACACCGTGCAAACTGATTCGCTCGCGCAACGCGTCCCACGATTGACGATCGAGCAGCGCACCAAGATGCCGCAGCGGAACGTCGATGCCGTCCACCTCAGTGGTCGTCCGAGGCTCCACAACATCGGTGACATGCCCAGAGATCTGGTTGCCGAAGAAGTCAATGTCGATCCAATGATCGCTCTCTCGGCCGATCTGGCACCCCAGAACATCGCGGTAGAACGTACGCGCCGACTCGATTTCCCTTATCGGAAAGGCAAGATGAAACGGTGCTTTCATGGTCACTCCCATTCGATTGTACCCGGCGGTTTTGATGTGATGTCGTAGGTAACGCGGTTGATGCCGGGAACTTCGTTGATCACCCGTGAAGACATTCGCTCGAGAACATCAAAGGGGATGCGCGCCCAATCCGCTGTCATGGCGTCCTCACTGGTCACCGCCCTGATGATCAACGGATACGCATACGTGCGTTGGTCTCCCTGGACGCCGACCGACCTGATCGCCGGCAGGACGGCAAAGGACTGCCACAGCTCGTCGTACAGGCCGGCGCGACGAACTTCTTCGAGCACGATGGCGTCTGCTGCACGCAGAATTTCAAGCCTCTCCCGCGTCACCTCGCCAATGATCCGGACACCAAGACCGGGTCCGGGGAACGGTTGGCGTTGCACAATCTCTTCCGGAAGACCAAGCTCTACGCCGATCGCTCTTACTTCGTCCTTGAACAAGTCACGCAGCGGCTCGATGAGTTCGAAGTCCATGTCGTCGGGCAGCCCGCCAACATTGTGGTGTGACTTGATCTTGGCGGCATCCTTCGTACCGGACTCGATGACATCGGGATACAGCGTGCCCTGGACCAGAAACTTTGCATCGTCGATGTCTTTGGCAACCTCTTCGAAGACACGTATGAACGTCTCTCCGATTGCCTTACGCTTTTCCTCCGGATCGGTGACCCCGACGAGCTTGTCGAGGAAGCGGTCGGCGGCTTTCACGTGGATCAGGTTCATGTGAAACGTCGCCCGAAACGTCTCTTCGATCTGGTCGGATTCCCCCTGGCGCATGAGACCGGTATCGACGAAGACGCACGTCAACTGATCACCAATAGCCTTGTGCACGAGCGCAGCTGCCACCGCAGAGTCGACTCCGCCGGATAGGGCGCAAATGACTTGCGCGTCGCCAACCGCTGAACGCACAGCCGCAACGGACTTCTCGATGATGCCGACGTGGGTCCAGTTCGGACGGGCGCGGCAGATGTCGTGCAGAAAGTGCTTGAACATCTCCTGCCCACGAGGAGTGTGACCTACCTCGGGGTGAAACTGGACCCCGTAGAGACGGCGGTCACGGTCCTCCATCGCCGCCACCGGCGAGTCAGAAGTCGACGCAACCACCGAGAAGCCCTCGGGCGGCGTGACGACTGCGTCGCGATGACTCATCCAGACGTCCTGGGTATCCGGCATGTCGCGAAACATTTGCGACGACCCGGATAACACCAACTCCGTGCGGCCGTATTCGGCGACACCGTTGCTCGCGACATCTCCACCAAGAGCCTGCGCGATCACCTGATGGCCGTAACAGATGCCGAGTATCGGGACACCGAGTTCGAGGATTTCGGTGTCGATATCCGGAGCGCCCTCGGCGTACACAGATGCGGGTCCGCCAGAAAGGATGATGCCGATGGCCCCGCGATCGAGCACTTCCTTGGCGCTGATGTCCCGCGGGACGATCTCGGAGAACACGTGAACCTCGCGCACGCGCCTCGCAATCAGCTGGGCGTACTGGGCACCGAAGTCGAGTACCAGTACTTTGTCAAAATCCCCCGTCGAAGCTTGACCTGCCGGCGTCGCCACGTTCGTCAACCCATGCCGACATGCTGGGTCAACTGGAGACGCTTTCCCTCGGTCTGCAGCGCCGGGGCCACCACGACCTCGGCCTTTTGGAAAGCTTTGACGTTGGCGTACCCAGTTGTCGCCATAGAAACTCGCAAAGCTCCGAACAGGTTACAGCGACCGTCGTTCTCGCTCGCCGGACCGACCAAGATCTCGCGAAGGGTACCGAGGCGGCCAGTTTGGACACGCGTTCCCCGCGGGAGTTCGGGGTGGAACGTTGCCATGCCCCAGTGGTAACCCTGTGCAGGCGCCTCGTCGGCCGAGGTTATCGGTGACCCGAGCATGACCGCGTCGGCGCCGCAGGCGATCGCCTTCGCAACATCGCCGCCGGTACGCATGCCGCCGTCCGCAATGACGTGGACGTAACGGCCGGTCTCTTCGAGGTAGCGGATACGGGCGCCGGCGGCATCGGCAACGGCGGTGGCTTGAGGCACGCCGATCCCGAGCACGCCTCGTGACGTGCACGCAGCGCCGGGTCCGACTCCAACAAGGACGCCGACTGCCCCCGTACGCATCAGGTGGAGTGCGCCTGCGTATGACGCGCAACCGCCCACGATGACGGGGAGCTCCGCACTACCGATGAACTTGAACAGATCGAGCGGGTCGGTACGTGTCGAGACATGCTCTGCTGAAACGACCGTGCCCTGGATGATCAGAAGATCAAGACCGCCGGCGACTGCGTACTCGTAATACTTCGACACATTCTGGGGTGTCAGACCGGCTGCGACCAGCACACCACCATCCTTGATTTCACCGACGCGCTGAGTGATGAGATCGGTGTTTATTTCGGTCTGGTACACCTTCTGGATGACGCGAGTTGCGTCCTCGGGTGAAGCTGCTGCGATCTCCGCGTACGCAGGCATGGGGTCTTCGTAGCGTGTCCACAGACCCTCGAGGTTGAGCACCCCGACCCCGCCTAGCTCGCCGATCAGAATGGCTGTCGATGGTGAAACGGCCGAATCCATTGCGGATGCCATCATCGGCAGATCGAATGTAAAAGCATCGATCTCCCACGAAAGATCGATATCTTCGGGATCCCTGGTGCGGCGCGAAGGGACGATGGCGATGTCGTCAAAACCCCAAGCTCGTCGGCCTGATTTAGCAATGCCGATCTCGATATCCACGAAGATCCTCCAGCTAGCTGTGATGCGCCACAGGCTACCAGCACCTAGCCGCGACGATTCAGCGAGCTTCCGCGATGCGTCGGGTCGTGTCGGCCTCGACTCGACACGCGATTTCCGAATTCAAGATGGCCACGTGGCGCGTTGTCATGGTGTCTTGCCGCGCAACACCACCGCGATATCCGTCCCGATGCTTCCCGGTATGGCGTCCATTCTCTCCTCGAAGGCCGCGCCAAGGGCCTGCTGCAGCGGTTCATAAAGAATCTGTTGTTGGCAACTGCCGGGAAAGAACGCCCTACCGTCCGCTGTGAACGCGAGGACGTATAGCACGGTGTTCGTGCCTACAAACATCTCTGGGTCACCGATCGCGAACCACACCTCGCCGCCAGTGTCGAGCGCCCATTCGACCTCGGGCCAGTACGACCCGTGGATCCAAACTTCTTCAGAGCTCGACTCGCCACCCACCGGTTGTTGGACGATGACCGTGGCTGGCAGGGTGCGGCTACTGTCGTCACTCGCTCGAACGATCCCTCCAACATGCACCCATCCGACCGCCTCCGCCAGGAACTCGATCGCAGGGGCGATTAAGTCCAACGGTTCCGAGCACGGAGAGAACGCAGCGGCGATGTCTGCAATTCCGGCGTTGCGCGGAACAGTCGGGAAGCCCTCCGCGTTTACTCAGATTTCACCGGGTGTCTGCGCACAGCTCGCTGACAGTAAGGCAAGAGATATCGCAGCAACCGCTGCCCGGCGCGGCCTTCGAAACAACCATGTGGTGATCCGAGATCCCGTGTCTGCCTCGACTTCGGCGGGACCGGCATGCGACATCGACACCTCCACGTTAAATGCGGTCGAGACCTACGGCTTGGCGGACTTTTGTTTGATGCGACTCTGCAGCGATTCTGGCGTCGAGGGCTCCCCGGTGCATGATTCGTGCGACCTCGGTGTCGTCGAGCCGCGCATAGGCCGTCCGGATCGGCGCGAGTTCTGCGATCACGGCGTCAGCAACGGCCTGTTTGAACACGCCATACCCCGTACTGCCATACTCGTCAACGAGCGAATCGATCGACGAACCGGTACATGCGGATATGATGTCGAGTAGGTTCGAGATCCCCGGTTTGCTGTCGCGGTCGTAACGCACCTCCGGGTCGGAGTCGGTCACCGCCGACTTGATCTTTTTCGAAATGACGTCGGGCGCATCCAAGAGGAGGATGCGACTCTTTTCGTTGGCGTCCGACTTCGACATCTTCTTTGTCGGGTCGGTGAGCGACATCACCCGCGCAGATGATTCCGGGATGAGCGCCTCGGGAATGTGGAAGACGTCGCCAAACCGATTGTTAAACCGTTCGGCAAGATCACGGGTCATTTCGAGATGCTGACGTTGGTCATCACCGACAGGGACCAAGTTGGCGTTGTAGAGCAGAATGTCTGCCGCCATCAACACGGGATACGAGTACAAGCCAAGGTTCGACCCATCCTTTTCAGCCTTCTCCTTGTGCTGCGTCATCCGATTGAGGACACCGGTCGGTGTCACTGTCCCGAGAATCCACGACAGTTCAGCGTGCTGGGGAACCTGACTTTGGAAGTAAAACATCGATCGCTCAGGATCTATCCCCACGGCCATGAGAACCTTGGCGGCCTCGATGCGCTCCTTCTTGAACTCCGCGGGATCGTACGGCAAGGTGATGGCGTGTAGGTCGACGACGCAATACACGGTGTCGTAGTCGTCCTGGAGAGCGACCCAGTTCTTGAGTGCCCCGAGGTAGTTGCCGATGTGGATGTTCCCGGTCGGTTGCAGCCCCGAGAAGACCTTCTGTCGCGTCTCCACGTCTACTCCTTGATGTTCTGTCGTGCTGGTTGGTAACGAAATAGCGCCGTCGGATTCCTCCGGCGGCGTACATAGTCATGCGCGATGGAGGGATTGCTAAATCCTCTGCCACCACCATTGCATGATCGTCGTATTCATCGAGCAGAGCATACCGGTGCCCACCGAACGAATCAACGCCTCCACGCAACGGCGTCGCTCATAGGACCCGACTGCTCGGACCAGCGGCATGTCCGCCGATACGGGAGTCTCGTGTTGTGAGAGAACTATGACGACAGATGTCGTAACCATCCACCTTCGACAGAGAACCAGCGTTGCAAACCTCAGCTCTCCGTTACGAACCCGGCATCGACGGCATTCGCGCTCTCGCCGTCCTTGCGGTAATCGCCTACCACCTTGGCTGGCTTTCGGCTCCTGGCGGATTCCTCGGGGTTGAGGTCTTCTTCACGATCAGCGGCTTCCTGATCACGTCGATTCTGGTGAGCGAGTTCCGAGACACGGGCCGCATAAACCTTCGCTACTTTTGGAAGCGAAGGGCTCGACGACTCCTCCCGGCGCTGTTCGTGTTCCTCGCATTCACCGCTGCTTATGTCGCCGCGTTCGTGCCATCTGAAGTCGCTCGTGTTCAACGAGAGATCTTCCCTGCGCTTGGGTATGCCACGAACTGGTACTTGATCGGGTACAACGAGTCCTACTTCTAGTCATTCGGGCGGCCTTCGTTGTGGCGCCACCTCTGGTCGCTGGCGATAGAAGAACAGTTCTATATCGGGTTTCCGTTGCTGTTTGTTGTGTTCCGCAAGATTCGCGGGGCGTTGGCGGTCTTTCTTGTTGTTGTTGTCGCGCTCGCCTCGACATGGTGGATGGCCCGGCTAGTTGTCGCGTTCGAAGATCCGTCACGCGTTTACTACGGCACTGACACCCGAGCCGCTGGACTCCTTGTCGGTGTCATACTCGGACTTGCTCGACACCGTATGCCGCTCGCCGAGAGCACCCGACGGTGGCCAGTGGTGTTCGGCGTCGCCGGGCTCGCAACCCTCATATGGCTTGTCGCGACGATGAACGACTTTGAGCCACGTCTGTACCGCGGTGGCTTCTTGATTACGAGCGTGGCAACCGCGTTCGTCATCATCGGTGTTGTCGGCTCGAAGCGACTGCGTGCGATCGTTGGCGCAGCTCCGCTGCGGTGGATTGGGTTGCGGTCCTACAGCCTTTACCTGTGGCACTGGCCGGTGGTCGTCTTCACGCGCCCCCAAGTCGACGTGTTCTGGGATCCCCTCGTTGTCACGGTCGTACGAATCGCCGCGACCTTTGCGCTCGCGGAAGCCTCCTACCGCTGGGTGGAGATGCCAGTGCGAAACGGGAGCCTCGCTGCCTACCGTGACCGCGTTCGGGGTTGGCGCCAGCGCCGCACCACGCACCGTGCATGGCGGGTGGCCGCGACGACGTTGATCGCGGCGTTCTCGTTGCCGATCGCGATCGTACTTGCCTCCCCTGTTCCTGAGAGACCGATCCTCGAACCTGAAGCGGCCGAGGTGTCCGCTGCCACACCAGCCGTTGCCAGCACCACGAGCGCACCCGCCAAAGACGTCGCCATCGGGACCTTGAACCTGAGTCCCGCGACCACCACAACCAGCACCTCACCACCAACGACAGTTGTGCACCGTACGATCGAGCCCGCCACAACGACCGAACAACCTAAGGCCGCACCTGCCTCGATAATTGCCGTAGGCGACTCGGTGATGCTGGGAGCAGCCGAAGAGCTCCAAGCTGCGTTTGGCGATGCAATTGTTGTCGACGCGCTCAAGGCCAGATCGTGGAACGATGGTGTGGAGACGCTGCGGAGACGTTACGCACAAGGCGTTTCAGACGACATCGTGGTGATCCATCTTGGACACAACGGACCCATCAACACTGCAATGCTCGACGAATTGATACAGTCTTCACCCGACGCGGCCCGCATCTACATCCTCACGATCAAGATAGACCGGAGGTGGGAGTCGACCCTCAACACCCTCATCCGAGATCGCGCCGCGTCGGACCCAGTGGTCCGAGTCATCGAATGGAAGTCCCTCGCCGAGTCTGACCGCACACTTTTGGCCCGTGACAACATCCATCTCAGCACGGAAGGCCAGCGCCGATACACCGATCTGGTGGCCACTGTGCTTGGAGATATCTCGTCATGCGCCGCAACGACGACGTGCTCAAACGGCACCGTCGAGTGACAGGTGGTTGACGCTTGTCCAGCTTTCCTGCATACTGACCGCCATGACGAATCACATCGCCCCACCCAGTTTCGAGATTATCACGTAGGCGTACACGCCTTCATATCTGCGTGTACGCACTGACCCTCCGCCAAGCGGGGGGTTTTGTCGTTACCGAACAGACCGAGCACGGAGCAGCACATGACACCCACAATCGAGATCTACGACACGACTCTGCGAGACGGCATCCAGCAAGAGTCGATTTCGCTCACAGCAAGGGACAAGTTGCGAATCGCTGAGCTACTCGACGAGCTTGGCGTTCACTACATCGAGGGTGGATGGCCCGGGGCCAACCCGAAGGAGGACGAGTTCTTTCAGCGGGCGAAGACCGAACTGGACCTCAAGAACGCCACGCTCGTTGCGTTCGGGTCGACCCGTCGCGCAAACACAAGGGCCGAAGACGACGTGGTGCTCAACGCCTTGCTCGAGGCAGAGACCGATGTCGTGTGCATTGTTGGGAAGACGTGGAGCTACCACGTCGAACATGCGCTGCGGGTAGACGAGAAGGAGGCCATTGCCATGGTTGCGGACTCGGTCGGTTACCTCAGGTCGAAAGGTCGTCGGGTGTTCTTCGATGCCGAGCATTTCTTTGACGGGTACCGTGACAACGCCGACTTTGCACTTGCCGTGCTGAAGGAAGCCCACCAAGCCGGAGCCGAGAGACTCGTGCTGTGCGACACCAACGGTGGCTGGTTGGCGCACGAGGTGGAGCGGGTTGTCGGCGATGTCGGTGAACGGCTCGACGATGCAGTACTCGGTGCGCACTTTCACAACGACTCGGGTATGGCCGTTGCGAACAGCCTCATGGCGGTACGGGCTGGGGCAACCCAGGTGCAGGGATGCATCAACGGTTACGGCGAAAGGACAGGGAACGCCGACCTGTGTTCGATTATCCCGAACCTGCAACTCAAGATGGACATGAAGGTCGTCTCAGACGCACAGCTCGCCAAACTCACCTCGATCTCTCACCACATGGCGGAGATCATCAACATCACTCTCGACCCGCAAATCCCCTATGTTGGGGCGTCAGCGTTCACCCACAAGGCGGGTTTGCACACGTCGGCTATTGCGCGGCGCCCGGATGCCTACGAACACCTGCCACCATCGGACGTTGGGAACACGACCCGCGTCGTGGTCTCCGAAATGGCGGGACGCTCAACTGTGCTTGCGAAGGGCAAGGAGTGGGGGATGGATTTGTCAGATGCCGACGCCCAAACGATCGTCGATCGGGTAAAGGAACTCGAGCACGAGGGTTATCAGTTTGAGGCGGCCGACGGTAGCTTCGAACTGCTTATTCGGGACGTGCAAGGCTGGGTGCAACCGTTTTTTGAACTCGAGTCGTATCGAGTGTTCGTTTCAAGCGGCTCGGGGATTGAATCGGAGGCGACAGTGAAGCTCACCGTCGGTGGCGAGCGCCGCGTCGTGACACGAGAGGGTGACGGCCCGGTCAGCGCGCTCGACCGCGCGTTGCGAGCCGCGCTAGTTGACACCTATCCAGAGATCAACAATATTCGGCTCATTGACTACCGGGTCCGCGACCTCGACTCGTCAGACGGGACGAGCGCACGAGTGCGGGTATTGACAACACACAAGATGGGCAACGATTCATGGAGCACCGTCGGTGTTCACACGAACAGCATCAACGCCTCGTGGCAGGCCGTGGTCGAAGGACTGGTCCTCGGGTTGCTCCGCTCCGAACATGATGCGTCTTCGGCTTGACTCGTTCTAGGGACTGTTCGCAACCCGTCGAAACCGCACGCTTACTCCCTTAGCTCAACCGTGGGGTTTCGGCCCTGTTCGATTTCGCGATGGCGCCGCTCAATGTACGGCGCCATGCCGCGATGTGTAAGTACGTAGAACGCGTCTGACTCGACTGCGGCGAGGATCGTGTCGGCAACACTCTCGGCCGTCCTCCCGTGTGCAGTTGCTTCGCGCACCGCCTCCCGAACGCGTGCACCCATCTCGGTGTCCCCGCGCGGGCCACCGGGACGCACCCTGTCGCTATCCGCAATCCCGGTTTGTACCCAGGCCGGGCAAACCACCGTCACACCAACGTTGGCCTCGGCAAGTTGGAGTTCCTGGTACAGCGTCTCTGACAAAGTGACGACACCATGTTTCGCGACGTTATAGGGGGCGGTCCCCGGCGGCGACACGAGACCGGCAACCGACGCGGTGTTCACGACGTAGCCGCCACCTTGTTCGATCATTCGGGGAACAAACGAGTTTATTCCGTGGATCACCCCGTAGAGGTCGATACCGAGCACCCACTCCCAATCATCGAGTGTCGTTTCAAGCACGGATCCGGTTGAGCTCACCCCTGCGTTGTTGAAAATGAGATCGACCGTCGGATACTGAGCGAAAGCAGCGTCAGCCAAGGTTGCAACAGCGTCTTTGTCGCTGACGTCGCATATCTGGGTTGCGGTCAAGGCCGCCATGCCGCCCAATCCCTCGTGCGCCAAGGTCAGAGCGCGTGGGTCGATGTCGGCCATCAGCACGTTGATACCCTTCTCGCACAAAGCCTTGGTCAGCGCCAACCCGATCCCGCTTGCGGCTCCCGTCACAACGGCGGCCATCCCCGATTGAAGTTTCACGACCTATCCTTCCTGACCCATGGTCCCGCCACGCAAAGTCTCGAACAACCGCCGCAACATACCGGCGGTCGCCCCCCAAAGGATTCCCTCTGGAAGTTCCAGAAACCAGATGTCGTACCCGTGCCACTGCTGGCAATGCCAATCAGGCGTTTCCATCAAGAAATCTAGACGCGGGGTCAGGATCGCCGCCACTTCGCGCTCGTCACGTGTCAGCGTCGGACGACCACCGCTGATCCGGCCGATAACCGGGACGATCATCTCTTCCTGGTTACGGGTCCAGAACGGCTCTGAACCGCCGACAACCTCCACCGTTTGCGGGTCGA from Acidobacteriota bacterium includes the following:
- a CDS encoding arsenate reductase (azurin) large subunit, producing the protein MACGYKVLMWPVGTQGGTAAADNALSVDLPTTPLSGRWVSENMHTVVEIDGVATNVIIMPDYDIEAVNLGGTHSVRGGALAQKLYRADGPTSDRYKTPLLKVNGSHVPISWEMATDLVAELSKYTLETWDELSWGIKIYSYQFYENVFAASKLGLGMIGTPNWSPHHAPAEGDDVPGLSDCGLDAFGSAFADDKDADVIFIAGSDPYETKTIRFTTWQAAGGATLIYVDPRKTFTANYAENHGGLHLQIKPGTDTVLYSALVKYIIDQGWEDAQFVANYIASTDEVEAESKWRRARFGRSFDGIKRDLAAQPAFELERASEITGVPIEKLKRAAELLTGGGGERPKAMVLFEKGVYWSHNYENTAAIGNLGLVLGAVGRSGRATGRMGGHQRGGQKAAGYPLDKSPHFFEKPEQPVEMDTERWLYEGKTRFRWIIGTNWLGAMGASQDMRRRVIELTSIGDAVDSTDYERTLRQLQDRMDKGGTVIVHQEAYPNGSTGVADIILPAATWGEDTFTRNNAERRLRLYEKIMSPPGDAKPDWQIFAIVAKKMGFEGFDWKDTNEIFEEAAPKSVGGRRDFVELVKKAQADGVRGHDLLKTFGTTGIQTPIKNEGGKLVGTVRLHADLKFKTDSKKANFVFPDWDAVNVRNDLLKPLADQVWVLNGRVNALWNNMSDFTRRELSTERWPSNFLEINPDDAKDWGIESGDMLSITSDNVLSPVGERVRGSFTAVAYVSDIVPPGVTFSYMNFPGSETNAITSADSSLQPLNLRLNFKLGAGTIKKIGTTDLKETMSLAPRNLAP
- a CDS encoding GuaB3 family IMP dehydrogenase-related protein; translation: MDIEIGIAKSGRRAWGFDDIAIVPSRRTRDPEDIDLSWEIDAFTFDLPMMASAMDSAVSPSTAILIGELGGVGVLNLEGLWTRYEDPMPAYAEIAAASPEDATRVIQKVYQTEINTDLITQRVGEIKDGGVLVAAGLTPQNVSKYYEYAVAGGLDLLIIQGTVVSAEHVSTRTDPLDLFKFIGSAELPVIVGGCASYAGALHLMRTGAVGVLVGVGPGAACTSRGVLGIGVPQATAVADAAGARIRYLEETGRYVHVIADGGMRTGGDVAKAIACGADAVMLGSPITSADEAPAQGYHWGMATFHPELPRGTRVQTGRLGTLREILVGPASENDGRCNLFGALRVSMATTGYANVKAFQKAEVVVAPALQTEGKRLQLTQHVGMG
- the trpS gene encoding tryptophan--tRNA ligase; the encoded protein is METRQKVFSGLQPTGNIHIGNYLGALKNWVALQDDYDTVYCVVDLHAITLPYDPAEFKKERIEAAKVLMAVGIDPERSMFYFQSQVPQHAELSWILGTVTPTGVLNRMTQHKEKAEKDGSNLGLYSYPVLMAADILLYNANLVPVGDDQRQHLEMTRDLAERFNNRFGDVFHIPEALIPESSARVMSLTDPTKKMSKSDANEKSRILLLDAPDVISKKIKSAVTDSDPEVRYDRDSKPGISNLLDIISACTGSSIDSLVDEYGSTGYGVFKQAVADAVIAELAPIRTAYARLDDTEVARIMHRGALDARIAAESHQTKVRQAVGLDRI
- the guaA gene encoding glutamine-hydrolyzing GMP synthase — protein: MTNVATPAGQASTGDFDKVLVLDFGAQYAQLIARRVREVHVFSEIVPRDISAKEVLDRGAIGIILSGGPASVYAEGAPDIDTEILELGVPILGICYGHQVIAQALGGDVASNGVAEYGRTELVLSGSSQMFRDMPDTQDVWMSHRDAVVTPPEGFSVVASTSDSPVAAMEDRDRRLYGVQFHPEVGHTPRGQEMFKHFLHDICRARPNWTHVGIIEKSVAAVRSAVGDAQVICALSGGVDSAVAAALVHKAIGDQLTCVFVDTGLMRQGESDQIEETFRATFHMNLIHVKAADRFLDKLVGVTDPEEKRKAIGETFIRVFEEVAKDIDDAKFLVQGTLYPDVIESGTKDAAKIKSHHNVGGLPDDMDFELIEPLRDLFKDEVRAIGVELGLPEEIVQRQPFPGPGLGVRIIGEVTRERLEILRAADAIVLEEVRRAGLYDELWQSFAVLPAIRSVGVQGDQRTYAYPLIIRAVTSEDAMTADWARIPFDVLERMSSRVINEVPGINRVTYDITSKPPGTIEWE
- a CDS encoding VOC family protein translates to MKAPFHLAFPIREIESARTFYRDVLGCQIGRESDHWIDIDFFGNQISGHVTDVVEPRTTTEVDGIDVPLRHLGALLDRQSWDALRERISLHGVEFLIPPTVRYEGKPGEQATMFIQDPSGNGIEFKTFTDADEVFVS